One window of Saccharopolyspora phatthalungensis genomic DNA carries:
- a CDS encoding putative leader peptide, translating into MTPGDQWRLLVQRLHVDLRRVTSAGCRLTR; encoded by the coding sequence ATGACGCCTGGTGATCAGTGGCGGCTGCTGGTGCAGCGCCTCCACGTCGACTTGCGCCGCGTCACCTCCGCAGGGTGTCGGCTCACGCGGTAG
- a CDS encoding M23 family metallopeptidase: MGKHRKEGGHTPKAALPLRNKVVAAVVAGGAFAAVGQPLAANAEPQSGRAVQPVAGNEDLSLAVTGTAKSPAAVRLLAAEVETNSLAESQKLDKSKAIEQAREAAEAQARAEAERAAEAKRAAEEQEKRANGFVKPAEGTFTSGFGARWGTSHLGIDIANNIGTPIRAVAAGTIIDAGPASGFGLWIRVQHNDGTITVYGHINTIDVSVGEQVGAGDKIATMGNRGQSTGPHLHFEVIQDGVKINPLPWLQARGISV, from the coding sequence ATGGGCAAGCACCGCAAGGAGGGCGGCCATACCCCGAAGGCCGCCCTCCCGCTCCGGAACAAGGTCGTCGCGGCGGTCGTCGCCGGTGGTGCCTTCGCCGCAGTCGGACAGCCGCTGGCCGCCAACGCCGAACCCCAGTCCGGGCGCGCCGTGCAGCCGGTGGCCGGAAACGAGGACCTGAGCCTGGCCGTGACCGGCACGGCCAAGAGCCCGGCGGCGGTTCGGCTGCTCGCGGCCGAGGTCGAGACCAACTCGCTGGCCGAGTCGCAGAAGCTTGACAAGAGCAAGGCGATCGAGCAGGCCCGCGAAGCGGCCGAGGCCCAGGCTCGCGCGGAGGCCGAGCGGGCCGCCGAGGCCAAGCGCGCGGCGGAGGAGCAGGAGAAGCGGGCGAACGGCTTCGTCAAGCCCGCCGAGGGCACCTTCACCTCGGGCTTCGGTGCCCGCTGGGGCACCAGCCACCTCGGCATCGACATCGCCAACAACATCGGTACCCCGATCCGCGCCGTGGCCGCAGGCACGATCATCGACGCCGGACCGGCCAGCGGCTTCGGCCTGTGGATCCGGGTACAGCACAACGACGGCACGATCACCGTCTACGGCCACATCAACACGATCGACGTCAGCGTCGGCGAGCAGGTCGGGGCTGGCGACAAGATCGCGACGATGGGCAACCGCGGCCAGTCCACCGGACCGCACCTGCACTTCGAGGTGATCCAGGACGGCGTCAAGATCAACCCGTTGCCGTGGCTACAGGCGCGCGGCATCTCGGTGTAG
- a CDS encoding RNA polymerase sigma factor SigF, protein MKRADSKPTTHSRNERYDRLAPLFGELAKLNKQDPRHSELRETLVTEHLPVAEHIARRFSHRGESQEDLTQVATLGLINAVDRFDPERGVDFLSYAVPTIMGEVRRHFRDTGWAVRMPRRLQELHLSVSAAIARLSQELGRAPTPSELAKHLGISTDDVYRGLEAGNAYRSASLDELLTDTDEIPLGDAIGSDDAELVEVENREMVRPLLDELPDRERRILVMRFFRGMTQTQIAEQIGISQMHVSRLLARTLGWLRQRLEEDRPAQTMSEQ, encoded by the coding sequence GTGAAACGAGCGGATTCCAAGCCGACGACGCATTCGCGCAACGAGCGCTACGACCGGCTGGCGCCGCTGTTCGGTGAGCTTGCGAAGTTGAACAAGCAGGATCCGCGCCATTCCGAACTCCGCGAGACCCTGGTCACCGAGCACCTGCCGGTGGCCGAGCACATCGCCCGCCGCTTCAGCCACCGCGGCGAATCGCAGGAAGACCTGACCCAGGTCGCGACGCTGGGGCTGATCAACGCGGTGGACCGGTTCGACCCGGAGCGCGGCGTGGATTTTCTGTCCTACGCGGTGCCGACGATCATGGGCGAGGTGCGCAGGCACTTCCGGGACACCGGTTGGGCGGTGCGGATGCCGCGCCGCCTGCAAGAACTGCACCTGTCGGTATCGGCGGCGATCGCCCGGCTGTCGCAGGAATTGGGTCGGGCGCCGACGCCGAGCGAGCTGGCCAAGCATCTGGGGATCAGCACCGATGATGTCTACCGCGGCCTGGAGGCGGGCAACGCCTATCGCAGTGCCTCGCTCGACGAACTGCTCACCGACACCGACGAGATCCCGCTCGGCGATGCCATCGGCTCCGATGACGCCGAGCTGGTCGAGGTCGAGAACCGGGAGATGGTGCGGCCGCTGCTCGATGAGTTGCCGGACCGGGAGCGCCGCATCCTGGTGATGCGGTTTTTCCGCGGCATGACCCAGACCCAGATCGCCGAGCAGATCGGCATCTCCCAGATGCACGTGTCCCGGCTGCTCGCCCGCACCCTCGGCTGGCTGCGCCAGCGCCTGGAGGAAGACCGACCCGCGCAGACGATGAGCGAGCAGTAG
- a CDS encoding ATP-binding protein translates to MSVERELAHVEPETAAANLVEVRIAAEPAQLAVMRAVVGDLAMRADYDVDSIADLRLAVDEACSSLVRLAAPEATLVCRFRTGDDRLSVTAEVLSDDAFGPRKDTFSWRVLSALADVVSTSVESDAATNGSHLVRIELTKGRTAHV, encoded by the coding sequence ATGAGCGTGGAACGCGAGCTCGCGCACGTCGAGCCGGAGACAGCCGCGGCGAATCTGGTCGAGGTCCGCATCGCGGCCGAACCAGCCCAGCTGGCTGTGATGCGGGCGGTGGTCGGCGACCTCGCGATGCGCGCCGATTACGACGTCGACTCGATCGCCGACCTGCGACTGGCCGTCGACGAGGCGTGCTCGTCGCTGGTCCGGCTGGCCGCGCCGGAGGCGACCCTGGTCTGCCGGTTCCGCACCGGCGACGACCGGCTGTCGGTCACCGCGGAGGTGCTCAGCGACGATGCGTTCGGCCCGCGCAAGGACACCTTCAGCTGGCGTGTGCTCAGCGCATTGGCCGACGTTGTGTCAACCTCGGTCGAGTCGGATGCTGCTACTAACGGCAGCCACCTGGTGCGGATCGAGTTGACCAAGGGACGGACGGCCCACGTGTGA